Genomic segment of Peribacillus frigoritolerans:
CATCCCGGGGATATCAGTGAACAATCACAAGTGAATATAAGAGCGGCAAATACTGCAATTACCCTTTCGCAACAATAAGTAGTAACCAATTGTTGAAGATGGTCAATGAAGCCTCCTATCCTAAGTGGATAGGGGGAATTTCAATGCAATGAAAAAGTAATCAACAAAGTTTAGGACTCGGTTGAGTTTTTTGAGTTGACTTTATCAACTGTAAACATTAAAATTACAGTAATCTCCTTGAGGAGGATGCGAAAAGTGAATAGTGATTTTACAATAGCTGTGCATAGTTTGGTCTATTTAGCTTATCTACCAGATCATATGGCAAGCAGTGAGTCTATCGCAGAAAACGTTTGTACAAACTCGGCAAGGATTCGGAAAATGATGAGCTGCTTAAGAAAAAAGGGATTTGTTAAAACGAAAGAAGGTGTGGGCGGAGGCTATATTCTAGACTGTAATCCTGAAGAGGTAAGTTTGGCAGATATTTATATAACGGTCTCACATGGAACCTTGAAACCGAAATGGTGTACAGGTGATCCGGAGAAAAAATGTGTCATATCCTCCAATACCCAGGTAGTCATGGATCAAATATTCGATGAAGCAGAATTGTATTTTGAAAAATATTTGGAAGATATAACTCTCAGCACTTTTTTGGAAAAAATTAAACAATGTCCGTGATATTGATTTAGTTTTTTCTTTGCACAAAATGTATATTTTATTAATACAGTTAATAACTATAGTTTTAATATTAAATGAACATAAAAGGGGTGTTAAGGAAATGGTTGAAAACAATCTGTTCAAAAATGGGGATTGGGTACAGGGAAAATCAAGAGATGGAGAACTTATCCATGGTTTCGTTGAAAACGTGAGCGATAATCGTGAAATTGTTAAAGTGAATGTGGTGGAAAGTGACAATGAAAAAGCGGTTGGAAAATCGATTTGGATTCCAAGTAGATGGACTGAAAAGCTGCCGGATCTAGAAATCAGTAACGAAACACATCTTTTGGCTTTAATTGATTTGGCTTTACTTTCTAAAGATGAAACATGGTTCATGGAGTTATCCGGTAAATTGGAATCCATCAAAATCCATCCTAAAATGAATGCCAGGAAATCAGAGGCTTTTATCCCGGGAAATAGAATCGCAAATTTTGATTTAAAATAGATGGTGAGTAAAGACCATAAATATTTCGGATAATACAAGGAGGAAATGATCATGACAATAGAACATGTTACAGATGATAATTTTGCTAGTGAAATCAAGGAAGGTTTAGTATTGGTTGATTTTTGGGCACCGTGGTGCGGTCCGTGCAAAATGATTGCCCCAGTTCTTAATGAAATCGATGAGGAAATGGGTGATAAGGTTAAGATCGTAAAACTTAATGTGGATGAAAATTCAAATACGACAAGCGAATATGGAGTGATGGGAATTCCAGCGCTTATTCTATTCAAAGATGGAGAAAAGGCAGATCAAGCTATTGGCTTCCAGCCAAAAGAAGCCATTTCGGCATTAATCGAAAAGTATGCATGATATTTAAATTAGTTTGCGGATTTGATTTGATTTGATTTGATTTATTATACAAACCGGTGGGTTACAAAATGGAGGATTACTAAATGAATTCTAAATATACACCATTATTTGAATCGTTCAATTTAGGAAAGGGAATAGAATTGAAAAATCGATTGGTGATGGCGCCTATGACAAATTTCTCTTCTAATTCTGACGGTACCGTTACCGACGCAGAAGTTAATTATTATGAACGCCGGTCAAGCGGTGTCGGCATGGTTATAACGGCATGTACTTACGTGACGGCTAATGGCAAAGGTTTTCACGGGGAATTTGGCGGAGATCAGGATGAATTGATACCTAGTCTAAGTCGTTTGGCATCAGCGATTAAAGCGAAAGGGGCAAAGGCAATTCTCCAGATTTTTCATGGCGGCCGAGAGGTTCCACCGGAATTAGTAGATGGCGATGTTGTCAGTGCAAGCAATATACCGTCGGAAGGCGAAGGGAAGGCAGTTCCGCGTCCACTTTCTGAAAAGGAAATAGAATCGATCATTCTCGACTTTGGTGAAACCACCCGACGTGCCATTGAAGCGGGATTTGACGGAGTGGAAATTCACGGTGCTAATGGTTACTTGCTTCAGCAATTCTTTTCGCCTCATTCAAACCATCGTGAAGACAAGTGGGGCGGTTCTCTTGAAAAGCGCCTGACTTTTCCATTAGCGGTTGTGGATGAAGTGAAAAAGGCTGTTGCTGAACATGCCAAGGATCACTTCATCGTAGGATATCGTTTTTCACCGGAGGAGCCGGAAACACCAGGAATCACCATGGATGATACTCTAGCATTAATTGATGGACTTGTAACAAAGGATTTGGATTATCTTCATGTTTCATTAATGGATTTCTGGTCGAAAGCAAGACGGGGAGCCGACCTTGACCGACCTCGGATAGAAATTATAAAAGAACGTATCGGAGATCAAGTTCCCGTCATTGGAGTTGGTTCCATCTATACAGCGGATGATGCGATCAAAGCACTGCAATCCGGGATTCCGTTAATTGCATTAGGCCGTGAAATCATAATCGATCCTGAATGGGTACAAAAAGTGGAACAAGGCAGGGAAGCAGATATCGTGACAAAAATAAACAAAGATAATCAGCTGCAACTTGATATTCCAGATCCATTATGGCAAGCAATCATCCACTCTCCAGGATGGTTTCCAGGGGTAGAATAAAGTAAAAAATAAAAAATGCATTATACTTCAAAAAACCCCGGATAAGGAACACATATAAAAGTGTTCCTTATCCGGGGTTTTTAATGTTTATGGAAGGGGAGTGGTTTTCAAGTTGAATCCTTAAGAATGAATAACTATTTCTAAGCTGTTTCGGAAAATAAAAAAGGGAAAGACTTTCGAATTTTTATTAATCAGCAATTAAGTCTCACCGGCAGATACATTCGGAAATTTTGTGAGGATAGGGGCTATCTTTACGGAACACGTGAATAAGGTTAGGAAGGACGTTAGGTAACACCAGAAGAGCAACCATTAATTAATGGCTGCTCTTCTGGTGTTACCTTCTTTTTAACTGAATAGCTAATATCAAAGATATTTGCAGAGAAATGATAAGTAAAAGAGACAACATATAATCACTATCTAAAGATGCATTATAGCTAAAGATAAAAAATAAGATCACTGATATTATTAGAATGAAAATGAAATTAATAATGATTTGCCTCATGGTCCCCCCCCATTTTTAAAGTTGTTGCAGCAATTGATGCAAAAGTGCTGATTTGCCCTGGTTTAGTAACTTCTAAGTCATATATAACCATAAATTCCGATCCAGAATCTATAACTTTAGCCTCCTCTTCAATTAATCGTCTTGAAACTTCAACAGGTAAATCCTCGGATTCTTCTTGAGTATTGCCGACTTCATTTACAAGATAATTCAACTCTTCTGGTGTCAGTCTTTCTTCGCTAAGGCTTGTACCATTTTCCTCGGCAAATCCTGTTGCAGCAAGACTAAAAGAAAATAAAAATACTGTCACAAAAGATAAAATCCTCATTTATTTTTCCCCCTTTTTCATTGATCTTTTTATTACTGTATTTTTCTGTTTTCAAGTGCTAAGGAATATTCATCGAAGTAAGGTTTATGAAAGAGTAAATGATTATGTCATCACTCGGGGATTTATATTGTTTATCTAGGTATGATCTTTTTTTACTAGAGTCTATATATCGATCGTTTGTTTACTGAAAGCCATAGGAACAAAATAAAGTACCATTGATTTCTATTATCTTCAGTCAGGATGGGATAGGAGCACTTTAACTGTCTCTGAGGGAATATATAACTTAGTTCTATAAAAAAATAGCGTTTCTTTTGATTCATTGAGGACACACCGGAGATAAAAAAACATGAGGTTATGATCATTCTTATTATTACTGTACTCTATTATTCTTGATTATGAGTCTTAGTTTTTAGACATGATATTTCAAATTAGGAACTATTGTTTTCAATCCAAAATTTTCTTATGTAAGAACATAAAGAATAGGATTCGATGGTACTCTATAATTCAATGGCATTATTCCAATATTGAAACCATCTTATTTAAATATGGGACAACCTATGTTCCAATTTCCTCAACACTGTAATCGAAGTATCCATTATTCGAGTTATAAGCTTTGATAACCGATAGAAAAATTTCTGGACAAGGGGGAAAAAGAAAAAACACGGAGTGGATTAAACCAACTCCGTGTTACCCGTAATGTAGGGATTTAGCAAACCCAAGCGATTTCCTTAAAATAGAAAGGAATCAAGTGAGTATGGGCCAGCTCCCGTTAACGCTATGCCAATCGCCACTGCAAGGATGGCAAGATTATATTCATAACCGTTTTGAGTTGCCCAGTAACCATTTGGTCCATGGACTTTAACGATCGCAACGAGCATAGTAAGTGCAATTAATATACCTGCAAAGGGTGTAAAGAGACCTAAAGCAAATAAAGCTCCGCCAATAAGTTCTGATAGACCAGCAAATAGGGCCATGGTAACTCCTGGCTTCATGCCAATCGAATCAAACCAGCCTCCTGTACCTTTCAAGCCATGACCGCCAAACCAACCAAATAATTTTTGAGCCCCATGACCAACAAACGATAAACCGATTACTACCCGTATAACTAATAAGCCTATACCAATCATTTATGATTCCTCCTGGAATTTATTTTGAATTTAGATATCTTTAATTCGAGATTTATACTTAAAAAATAAGGGGTGTTATCTCGAATTAATTTATCTTTAATTAAAGATAATATTATTTTAGTGATTTGTCAAACATAATTTTATCTCTAATGCTTATTTCAATAGGGAGGGTTTTGGAAAACAGGTGAGCTTAGCCTGGAGCAGAACAATAAACCACTTTACTCATGCGTTTTACGCGTTAATCGTGAGTTTCGCACTTTTACTCGTCAAATTTGCTGATTTACTCGTGAGTTCTACGCAATTACTCGTATATTACTCAATTTTACTCATGAACAGTATATGAAATTCAATTTCAATTTTATTGTAGGTGCCGACCTGGAATTAAGGAATCGTTTAGGAACAGGCCGCTCATTTAAATAATGAACATTTGCAATATGATTGGTGTCCCTTTTATTGGGATATCAATCGTATTCAATTTAAGTTTTCCTTTTTCAACGGTGTAATTATCGTGGGGCTGCAATACGCCATTTATGAA
This window contains:
- the trxA gene encoding thioredoxin; the protein is MTIEHVTDDNFASEIKEGLVLVDFWAPWCGPCKMIAPVLNEIDEEMGDKVKIVKLNVDENSNTTSEYGVMGIPALILFKDGEKADQAIGFQPKEAISALIEKYA
- a CDS encoding IDEAL domain-containing protein, with the translated sequence MVENNLFKNGDWVQGKSRDGELIHGFVENVSDNREIVKVNVVESDNEKAVGKSIWIPSRWTEKLPDLEISNETHLLALIDLALLSKDETWFMELSGKLESIKIHPKMNARKSEAFIPGNRIANFDLK
- a CDS encoding RrF2 family transcriptional regulator; translation: MNSDFTIAVHSLVYLAYLPDHMASSESIAENVCTNSARIRKMMSCLRKKGFVKTKEGVGGGYILDCNPEEVSLADIYITVSHGTLKPKWCTGDPEKKCVISSNTQVVMDQIFDEAELYFEKYLEDITLSTFLEKIKQCP
- a CDS encoding NADH-dependent flavin oxidoreductase, giving the protein MNSKYTPLFESFNLGKGIELKNRLVMAPMTNFSSNSDGTVTDAEVNYYERRSSGVGMVITACTYVTANGKGFHGEFGGDQDELIPSLSRLASAIKAKGAKAILQIFHGGREVPPELVDGDVVSASNIPSEGEGKAVPRPLSEKEIESIILDFGETTRRAIEAGFDGVEIHGANGYLLQQFFSPHSNHREDKWGGSLEKRLTFPLAVVDEVKKAVAEHAKDHFIVGYRFSPEEPETPGITMDDTLALIDGLVTKDLDYLHVSLMDFWSKARRGADLDRPRIEIIKERIGDQVPVIGVGSIYTADDAIKALQSGIPLIALGREIIIDPEWVQKVEQGREADIVTKINKDNQLQLDIPDPLWQAIIHSPGWFPGVE
- a CDS encoding DoxX family protein; the encoded protein is MIGIGLLVIRVVIGLSFVGHGAQKLFGWFGGHGLKGTGGWFDSIGMKPGVTMALFAGLSELIGGALFALGLFTPFAGILIALTMLVAIVKVHGPNGYWATQNGYEYNLAILAVAIGIALTGAGPYSLDSFLF